One genomic window of Arvicanthis niloticus isolate mArvNil1 chromosome 24, mArvNil1.pat.X, whole genome shotgun sequence includes the following:
- the Tmem270 gene encoding transmembrane protein 270 isoform X2 — MEAAPRVRSSLLRILLQVGRLSALLIQNRAHLYRLLLLKMAIFQHWVLGLAQEARGSGSDQARLLPEVIITRALGLVLRAGLALLWFPMWLLLWGPRLAYRVGLCCTHTVRLALGHLCACELLCLSPATLRDLFLSCLHSLMLVALLMMLLTWKLVQKAHHFSLGWLSSQKSVMLEALALLRRLYLWVEHRTTITSWNLAYLVTWITCLAFHLLQAAFEHTAQLAQAQEAKSQEPSGPSPEFLVPESSTTESGPLPPQPESPRE; from the exons CTGATCCAGAACCGCGCTCACTTGTACCGCCTTCTGCTCCTGAAGATGGCCATCTTTCAGCACTGGGTGTTGGGGCTGGCCCAGGAAGCCCGAGGGTCCGGCAGTGACCAGGCCCGCCTGCTTCCAGAAGTCATCATAACCCGTGCTCTGGGCTTGGTCCTTCGAGCTGGACTGGCCTTGCTGTGGTTCCCCATGTGGCTGCTGCTCTGGGGACCCAGGCTGGCGTACAGAGTCGGGCTGTGCTGTACCCACACTGTGAGGCTGGCCTTGGGGCACCTCTGTGCCTGTGagcttctgtgtctgtctccagcCACCCTCAGGGACCTGTTTCTCTCCTGCCTGCATAGCCTCATGCTGGTGGCTTTGCTGATGATGCTTCTAACCTGGAAGCTGGTGCAGAAAGCCCATCACTTTAGTCTGGGCTGGCTGTCCAGCCAG AAGTCTGTGATGCTGGAAGCCCTGGCCCTGCTGAGGCGCCTCTACCTGTGGGTGGAGCACAGGACCACAATCACTTCCTGGAACCTGGCCTATCTTGTCACTTGGATAACCTGCCTTGCTTTTCACCTGCTTCAGGCTGCCTTTGAACACACAGCCCAACTAGCCCAGGCCCAAGAGGCCAAATCCCAGGAGCCCTCAGGGCCCTCACCTGAGTTCTTAGTTCCAGAATCCTCCACCACTGAGTCTGGACCCCTCCCACCCCAGCCTGAATCCCCCAGAGAATAA
- the Tmem270 gene encoding transmembrane protein 270 isoform X3: MPAHRRVQPGPKHQLIQNRAHLYRLLLLKMAIFQHWVLGLAQEARGSGSDQARLLPEVIITRALGLVLRAGLALLWFPMWLLLWGPRLAYRVGLCCTHTVRLALGHLCACELLCLSPATLRDLFLSCLHSLMLVALLMMLLTWKLVQKAHHFSLGWLSSQKSVMLEALALLRRLYLWVEHRTTITSWNLAYLVTWITCLAFHLLQAAFEHTAQLAQAQEAKSQEPSGPSPEFLVPESSTTESGPLPPQPESPRE, encoded by the exons CTGATCCAGAACCGCGCTCACTTGTACCGCCTTCTGCTCCTGAAGATGGCCATCTTTCAGCACTGGGTGTTGGGGCTGGCCCAGGAAGCCCGAGGGTCCGGCAGTGACCAGGCCCGCCTGCTTCCAGAAGTCATCATAACCCGTGCTCTGGGCTTGGTCCTTCGAGCTGGACTGGCCTTGCTGTGGTTCCCCATGTGGCTGCTGCTCTGGGGACCCAGGCTGGCGTACAGAGTCGGGCTGTGCTGTACCCACACTGTGAGGCTGGCCTTGGGGCACCTCTGTGCCTGTGagcttctgtgtctgtctccagcCACCCTCAGGGACCTGTTTCTCTCCTGCCTGCATAGCCTCATGCTGGTGGCTTTGCTGATGATGCTTCTAACCTGGAAGCTGGTGCAGAAAGCCCATCACTTTAGTCTGGGCTGGCTGTCCAGCCAG AAGTCTGTGATGCTGGAAGCCCTGGCCCTGCTGAGGCGCCTCTACCTGTGGGTGGAGCACAGGACCACAATCACTTCCTGGAACCTGGCCTATCTTGTCACTTGGATAACCTGCCTTGCTTTTCACCTGCTTCAGGCTGCCTTTGAACACACAGCCCAACTAGCCCAGGCCCAAGAGGCCAAATCCCAGGAGCCCTCAGGGCCCTCACCTGAGTTCTTAGTTCCAGAATCCTCCACCACTGAGTCTGGACCCCTCCCACCCCAGCCTGAATCCCCCAGAGAATAA